CTAAGCGCTGATCTAACACACTCTCCTCTAATGTTCCGTTTTTGACGGCATTTACGATATCATGCATTCCTGATTTTCCGGTGCCCGGCATCTCAAGATGACTTCCGTTTTTCACTCCGAGTGCGTGATCATTACTTCCACCCCAGTCGGATACCACATATCCGTCAAAACCCCATTCATCGACTAAGATTTCCTGTAACATGTGGCGGTTCTCATTGGCATAGACACCGTTTACTTCATTATAAGAAGACATGATCGACTTCGCTTTTCCTTCTTTTACCGCAATCTCAAATCCGGTCGTATAGATCTCGCGGAAGGTTCTCTCATCCACAACGGAATCATTTGCCATACGACGCAGTTCCTGGCTGTTTGCTGCAAAATGCTTCGGGCAGGCTGCGATTCCTTTGCTCTGGATTCCCCTTACATAGGCTGCCGCCATTTTTCCTGCATGGTACGGATCTTCAGAAAAATATTCAAAATTTCTTCCACAGAGCGGGCTTCTCTTGATGTTTAATCCCGGTCCTAAGATCACATTGACATCCATGGTCACGGCTTCCTCTGCCAATGCCGTTCCGATCTCCTCGCCTAATGTTTCATCCCAGCTGTTTGCAACCGAGGCTGCGGTCGGAAAACAGGTCGCAGGGAGACTTGCATTTAATCCCAAATGGTCTCCGGCTCCCGCCTGTCTTCTCAATCCGTGCGGTCCGTCAGACATTGCCATGGACGGGATTCCGTATTTTTCAAAATCCACTGTCTCCCAGGTGTTTTTGCCGGACATCATCAGGGCTTTTTCTTCGAGTGACATCTGTTTTATGATAGATTCGTATTTTAAACTCATGATTGATCCTCTCTTTATTTGTGATCTGCACATCTTTCACTTTCGTAATTTCAGCATAGCACAAACAAAAGATGAAGAGGGAATATTTCACAAATGGGGGCATTTTTTGCATAAACTGTCAAAAATGCCCCCGAAGAGCTTTCGCTCTCAATCATGCTCAATCATAGTCATCATAATAGTCATCATCGTAGTCATCATCCTCGTAGTCATCATCATCATCCGCAATAACATTCACGGTATATACTACTTTTTTACCCTTTGCCTTACCACTTGTACATGTACAGGTTACCCGTACTGTTCCTGTCTTTTCCGCATAAAACTCAACGTCCGTTCCGGTTGTTTTTCTTTCTGCAAACGAGACAATACTTGTATCACTGATCTCCCATTTTAACTGACTGTTCTTTATTGAGGATCCTTTTTTGACCTCTAAATCAAAATCATCCCATGCTTCTACATATTTGACTGATTCTCCAACCTTTGCCAATGAATAATCACTCTTTTTCTTCGTCACAGTTACAGTTATTGTATCACCATATTTCTTCTTACTCTTTCCCTGTACATAACACCGGATTTTTGCTTTTCCTGGTTTTACGGCAATGAAATCCATTTCATCGCCTGTGCGGTCACGATCCTCAAATTTTACATATTTTTTTCCTGAAATAATTTCCCAGCGGATATAATCGTCCTCAGCATCTATTGGAGTTACTTTCGCTCTGATTTCAAACTCCTTTCCCTGAGAAACCTTTTTTGCCGACTGCGCTATGGAAACCTTCTTCGGTTTCCAGTTATAATCTGCCTGTGCTGAAATGTTTCCCGTACCAATTACCGCTATCACAACCAAAAGTACAATTAAAACCTGTTTTGCTGCTCTCTTCATAAACAAATCCTCCTTTTTTCATGAGAGTTTCTCATTTCTAATTGTTTTGCTTTGTACTTTGATTATATCATGCATTTATTAGAACATTATTAATACGACAAATTTTTTATAATCATTATTGATTTCCATATGTCTGCTTTTATCAAAGCGGCAGTTTTACCTGAAAAACACTCCCACTGCCTGCCTCACTTTTCACTTGGATTTTTCCTCTGTAAAACTTCACAATTTCATAAACCATGGCAAGCCCAAGTCCACTTCCCTCGCCTCCTCGCGATACATCAGTCTGATAAAACCGCCGGAAGATCTTTTCCTGCTCTTCTTCTGCAATTCCTATCCCATCATCCGTTACAGACAAAACAAGTTCCGTTTCTTCTTTCTTTAATTTCACAAAGATATGCCCATTCTCTTTCCCATAACGATAGGCATTGCTGACAAGATTAACGAGAATTCTTGATAAAAGTTCACGATTTCCATAAAACACTGCCTGCTCCGTCTCATAATCAAGCATAATTTCCTTTTCTCTTATCAGCTTCATATCAGAGCAAATAGATGCCACCAGTTCTTCCATATCAACAGTTTCCTCTGCATATTTTCCTGATTTCATTTCCAGTCTGGCAAAGTCCAGCATATGATCAATAAGTTTTGTCATTTTCCGCGCCTGACGCCTGATTACCCGCAAGGCATCTTCATATTCCCCTACGCTTCTTTCTTTTTCAAGTGTATACTCACACTGTGCTGAAATGACAGCCATCGGTGTTCTTAGTTCATGTGAAACGTCAGATGTAAATTGTTGTTCCTTTTCAAATGTACTTTCCAGTCGTTCAAACATCTCATTAAATATATCCGCAAGCTGGTGCAGTTCATCATTCCCTTTTCCAAGATTGATCCTGCATTTCAAATCATTTTCTTCTCCAATCTTTCTTGCAGTCCCAGCTATTTTCTGAATTGGATTTAATGTACGTCCAGCAATAAAATATCCTCCCGCAGATGCTATTACGACCAGAACCGGCAGAAGAACCAGTGCAATCCGCATAATCCCAAAGCTCTGACGCTCTCCCTGTTCCTCTGATACCACTCCACGAAGCCATAATCCGTTAAGTCCTTCTGCTGTGAGTTTCCGGTCAAAAATATAATACCCCGTTCCATCCTTCATTACTTTTTGAATCTCGGAATCCACAAATTCCAGATCTGCCACTTTTGCAGCTATTGGATTTTCTCCATAAATAAGCCTTGACTTTTCATCATACAATCCTGTATAGACTTCATTTACCTTGCTCAGAAAATCGTCGTCAATTTCCAGATACCCTTTCCGGTAATCAATCAAATAATCAATATCCGCATCTGTACGGATTTCACCCATCCCAGAAAAATATTCAATCTCATCCACATTATTTTCCACTGTCTCCACCAGACTATCCTGTATTGTTTTTATCAAAATCTGACGGCTGACGACAAAAATCATCAGATATGCAAATAGTACTATTACCACCAATGCTGCAGTAAACCAGATTGTTATTTTCAGACGGATTGAGAATCTCCCCATATCTTAAATTTCCTCTCTCATTATAAATCCTCTTCCACGGACTGTATGAATCAGCTTTTTGTCATATCCACCATCAATTTTTTTTCGAAGATAGCTGATATAAACATCCACTATATTCGTGCCCCCTTCGTAATCAAAATTCCAGACATGATCCTCTATCATCTCACGAGACAGCACACGCCCCTGATTGTACATGAAATATTCCAGCATGGCATATTCTTTAGCCGATAATGTGATCTCTTTTCCCCCCCGCATTACCCTGTGGGAAGTGCAATCCAAAGAAAGATCCGCAATATGCAAAACATTGTCAGTAACTCCGAAAGATCCCCTCATCATTGCGCGCAGACGTGCTGACAACTCTTCAAACGAAAATGGCTTCACAAGATAATCATTTGCCCCACTGTCTAATCCCTTTACTCTGTCCGAAACAGCATCCTTTGCTGTCAGAAATAGCACCGGTGTTGTCTTTCCCATTCCCCTCAGCGCACGCAGCACTGTAAATCCATCTGCTTTTGGCATCATAATATCAAGAATCACTGCATCATACTCCGTACAGGAAAGGATATCTATTGCTGTCCTGCCATCAAAACAATGATCCACACTGTAACCATCCTCAGTCAGTTTTTGAACAATAATGGCATTTAAATCCTGTTCATCTTCCGCCAAAAAAATTCTCATGTTTATTTCCTTCTCCTTTGTTTTTTACCGCGTCATTATAATCCCCTTTAAATCCAATTGTCATATAATGAAAATAACGAAACCAACATTTATAACATTCACGAAAGAAGATATTTCTTGCAGATACTATACAACATTCATTTCTCATATACAACCTGTAAAAATCTTCTTACGCGCAAAAATGCCCCCGAAGAGCTTTCGCTCTCCGGGGGCATCCTCTCATCTGTTATCCCTCAATGGATATGTATCGTTTTTCCGGAACTTTCTTTGCTTCTTCCTTCGGGACATCCAGTGTTAAAATACCATTTTCGTATTTTGCGTGGATATCGTTTTCGGTAACACTCTCGCCTACATAGAAGGTACGGCTCATACTTCCGGCGTAACGTTCACGTCTGATGTATTTGTCTTTCTTATCCTTCTCTTCCTTGTCGAGACCCTTCTCAGCGCTGATTGTAAGGTAACCATCGTTTAACTCAAGCTGGATCTCGTCTTTCTTAAATCCTGGAAGATCAACGGCTACTTCGTAACCTTTCTCGGTCTCCTTTACATCTGTCTTCATCATGTTCTTTGCATGTTTACCATACAATGTTTTATCAACATCCGGAATCTCTGGGAATGAGAAATCCATCCAGTCATCAAATAAGTTTTCTCCAAAAATGCTAGGCAGTAACATAAGTCATCTCTCCTTTTTCTACCGGTCCACTTTCTGTGGAACCTCCCATGTTTTTTACCTTTGTTTTGGAACCTCAGACGAAGGAACTCTGGGGAATCATCTTCTCTTTTTGTTCCCTCTTCCTTTGTTCTGACTATGTTATACCACCACTTATTAGCACTGTCAATAGGTGAGTGCTAATTTTCTGTGAACTTTTTGTGAAATCATATTTTAGCTGATATTTTTATCAAAAAAGTCCCTTATATCTCGCTTTTCAAACGTTATTCCGTTGTTTCCGAATCCCCAAAATCCAGTATCTAAGCACCGGGATCCGACGTATCACTTCATATAATAAGATTGAAACCACAAATCCACCCACCAATTCAATACCATAGACTACAGTCAGTGGCAGCTCCTTTCCAGCCAGAAGATAATTGATCACTAAAAGTACCGGGATATGTAATACATAGATACCGAAACAGCATTTTCTCATATAATTCGTAAAATTATTGGAAAAATCAAGCCATTTTGGACCTGCACCAAGCACGAGCAAAACCATAAAAAATGCATACAGGTTTAAATCCCATCTTGACAGTACATCTTTGTCCGTATATGCCATTCCATAACATCTTACGATATAAAATATGCCGCTTACAGCTGCACAAATGCCCAATAGGAGCACTGCATTTTTTATTTTTTCCATGACACTTTCATTCGAAAACAGGTAATATCCGGCTAAAAATGCCGGAATATAAATGCCGTTCCGGTAGGACGTGATAAGGGGCATATTAAGGATATGCGAACCGCCCCAGAAAATAAAATACACTGCTGCCATTACGATTACAAATGGGATTCCGTGACTCAATTTCTGATCGATCCATCCACAGATTTTTTCATCATCAGCGCTGCATTTTCCTGCAATTTTCCGGAACAGAAGCAAAATCAGTGCTGCCACAAACAATACATGGCAAAACCACAATGCCCCGATACCACAGCA
The Roseburia rectibacter DNA segment above includes these coding regions:
- a CDS encoding sensor histidine kinase; translated protein: MGRFSIRLKITIWFTAALVVIVLFAYLMIFVVSRQILIKTIQDSLVETVENNVDEIEYFSGMGEIRTDADIDYLIDYRKGYLEIDDDFLSKVNEVYTGLYDEKSRLIYGENPIAAKVADLEFVDSEIQKVMKDGTGYYIFDRKLTAEGLNGLWLRGVVSEEQGERQSFGIMRIALVLLPVLVVIASAGGYFIAGRTLNPIQKIAGTARKIGEENDLKCRINLGKGNDELHQLADIFNEMFERLESTFEKEQQFTSDVSHELRTPMAVISAQCEYTLEKERSVGEYEDALRVIRRQARKMTKLIDHMLDFARLEMKSGKYAEETVDMEELVASICSDMKLIREKEIMLDYETEQAVFYGNRELLSRILVNLVSNAYRYGKENGHIFVKLKKEETELVLSVTDDGIGIAEEEQEKIFRRFYQTDVSRGGEGSGLGLAMVYEIVKFYRGKIQVKSEAGSGSVFQVKLPL
- a CDS encoding response regulator transcription factor, translated to MRIFLAEDEQDLNAIIVQKLTEDGYSVDHCFDGRTAIDILSCTEYDAVILDIMMPKADGFTVLRALRGMGKTTPVLFLTAKDAVSDRVKGLDSGANDYLVKPFSFEELSARLRAMMRGSFGVTDNVLHIADLSLDCTSHRVMRGGKEITLSAKEYAMLEYFMYNQGRVLSREMIEDHVWNFDYEGGTNIVDVYISYLRKKIDGGYDKKLIHTVRGRGFIMREEI
- a CDS encoding Hsp20/alpha crystallin family protein, which produces MLLPSIFGENLFDDWMDFSFPEIPDVDKTLYGKHAKNMMKTDVKETEKGYEVAVDLPGFKKDEIQLELNDGYLTISAEKGLDKEEKDKKDKYIRRERYAGSMSRTFYVGESVTENDIHAKYENGILTLDVPKEEAKKVPEKRYISIEG
- a CDS encoding acyltransferase family protein; translation: MRKHYLDNIRFLTIFFVVIFHVYFYYNNIGTEAMFAGLKPYEGAVTFAGIYQYFVYPWFMLLLFVVAGISARYALEKRTERQFLKERVDKILAPSTLGVLAFGWIGGYVIYLHTARGNMPESVPAFVRVIIILCCGIGALWFCHVLFVAALILLLFRKIAGKCSADDEKICGWIDQKLSHGIPFVIVMAAVYFIFWGGSHILNMPLITSYRNGIYIPAFLAGYYLFSNESVMEKIKNAVLLLGICAAVSGIFYIVRCYGMAYTDKDVLSRWDLNLYAFFMVLLVLGAGPKWLDFSNNFTNYMRKCCFGIYVLHIPVLLVINYLLAGKELPLTVVYGIELVGGFVVSILLYEVIRRIPVLRYWILGIRKQRNNV